CTGGTAATTCGGCTAACTCTGATGGTTCTATAGTGATTCAAGATTTGCAAAAACCCAACCAGCCTGAGTCAGCCAGCAACCTCTCTATAGATTCAACCCTCCAAATTTTGGGTATTGGCCTTTCATCTCCATCAACAACTGATTGGGATCGAGCTTTGATGTAAGCTAGCTAGCTCAAACTCCTTAAactcctcttctttttttttttggtattatgTCCCATTATTAATTATCTTTTCTTTAAAATCTCAGTTGTGATTTTTTTAGACATTTATCCCACTAGTTTAGACATCATGGTCCATGCATTTGTTGCCAAATGCAAAGTAGCGTATAGTTAAAGATATTCACTTTTGTAATGATATGGGAAAAAGGAAGTCAAGTTGATCAATAAAGTTATGGTTCTTTCTGCTTGTCATTTTGTAGGCATGGGAGTAGTAATGGAAGGTCTGATCAAAGCAATTACCAACCCATGCTGCAAGAAGACCACAATTCGAGCATGAATTATCGGCAAGAAAGAGGGCTCGATAGTTGTCCTGCCGATCAGATCCAAAAGGACTGGAGTAGTACTCTCAAGAACAACTTTTCCACCATAGTTGAAGAAGATTCTTCCATTAACTCCTTTAAATCTTCCGGGAATCAGTCTTTGAATTCCATCACCACCTCAAGTCAATGTACGGCGGCGACTTGTGCTGGTGTATCCACCAGCTTTCCAATTAGTTCAGCTTCCTACGGTTATTCTTCAACTTTGCTGCAAACCCTTTTCGATACTGAAGCATCTCAACCACAACAATCTTTATACGGAACCCGGCCAATGAACTATCCATCTACCACAAGTTACCAGAACGAGTTTTCACCTTCTTTGCCCAGATTTTCTCCCTTGCCAAAGCTACAAAACACTAACAGCTTGCAACTCTCGACCAACCCGAACTTCTGTAATGGATCAGCTGCAGCTTTCAATGATTTGCGGGTCAACTTTTTCCCTTCAGTTCAGTCGCAGTTTCCCTCGTCAACGTTTAACGAGAAACCAAGTCTTCCGAGCATCACTGCAAAGGTAAAGGTTTTTTACTTCTAGCCTTATAACGAGGGTTCCATTCTCagtatcccttttttttttttttggggggggggtaGGTTCCATTCTCAGTACCTTTATTTCCCCTagatctctttcttcttctttattaCCTCTCCCTTtctttaaaaatgaataaaaaaaataaaaaagattgtGAAACTAGATTGAGAAGTCTGATGATTATAAGCCACTAGGGTTTTACACTTTTACTCAGTACTCAAAGTTGAttcatttcttgaaaattttcaggttagtAATGATGGAATCCGAGGTTTAGGGTCCGTGGCAAAGAAAAGTAGCAGTGAACCGGCATTCAAACGTCCTCGTATTGAAACACCATCGCCATTGCCAACTTTTAAGGTACAATAGCCCTGTTGATTAAGCTTTTGACTAAAGTGATCTTTAAGCTTTTTCTTTAATTACGAGTCAAGATCATTATAACTACAAAGAAAGATGAGACGTTTTCGGCTTTGATATACCAGGTTCGAAAAGAGAAGTTGGGGGACCGAATAACTGCCCTCCAGCAATTGGTTTCACCTTTCGGAAAGGTAAACATCTGGATTTTGTTTTCCTGCTTTTTCTGAAATTACTATTCATATAGGGTTAACTTGGTTTATTAACTATGTTGCTCTTACTTTCAGACAGATACTGCTTCAGTTCTCCATGAAGCTATTGACTACATCAAATTTCTACATGATCAAGTCAATGTAAGTCGTCCTATTATCACTTTTTCTAGAATTTTTCTACATGATAAAGTTCAAAAAGTTAATCTAAATATTCAAAACTATGAGAATAACATTGATATAATTCTTTCCTCATGAATGGTTTTAGGTGCTAAGTACTCCATATTTGAAAAATGGATCACCCATTCAGCGTCAACAGGTATGGCATTACACAGCAGTATAAGATTTTCCATAGTAGTAATGTTTTCTATGACTTCCACAGACTAATGTAAGTGAATTACTAATATGCTCTGCAGGCTTCGGATAAAGTAAAGGATCAAGAAGGGTCAAAAGAAGACTTGAAAAGTAGAGGGCTTTGCCTGGTGCCCATCTCGAGTACCTTTCCAGTTGCTGCTGAGACTACAACTGATTTCTGGACTCCGACATTTGGGGGCACATTTAGgtagaggaggaggaggaggaggagaagaagaagataataaGCTCAAAACTTTACACGAAGGAAATCATATAGTATATACTAGCTAATAACAAGTTAATCTCATACTAATCCTGAAAAGTTGGTTGGATGAGTGAAAACTGATCAGATTGCTGTAGTAGTATGCATGTATTGAAGAAAAAGCAAGAcaggagaaaagggaaaaagagtaAGTGGCCCTCTCCAAGGAAGGGAAGCCAGCCAATGCTGGGCCATCTACAGGCAAACATGATGTAGCAGTGCAAATGATTAGGTACCAGGCTACCAGCCAAGGGAAAATTATATAGAGAGCTGTAAGTTTCAATGTTTTAAATAGCTTAATTTGAAGTTGATTAGGAACAGGAACAGGTGCTAAATTTAGCTGAAGGATATAGACGAATTAGTTTCAGAGGACATGTATTGTTTGTGGAGCTGGATTTAGCAGATTAAGGGAATTTTTGTTCCTGTTTCTTTATTTAGATTATTTAAATCAAGGGTTGTTACTTAATTGTCACCTTTTTCATTCGTCCAAATTACCTGATTTAACAAATCAAAGTAGATGAAATAGTGacatattttcttgaattttcagtACTAAAAATGTAAAGTTTGTGGATGGGATTAGTTTTGTTTGTTATGGCTTTTGAATTGTTTATCAATTTGGAATGTTAGTGGAAGTCAGAGGGCGTCCCACTGTTCcatcttttagggtttctcatTATTGGTATGAGCCATATAGCTTTCTTTGTTCATGCACGCGTTGTTGCCTATGGTAGCCTTCCAAccttttctatattttggtaCTAACAATGCTCCTTTTGCTGTTTTCACTTGCAAAACAAAGGCTTATGCTCATTCAAGGACCCCTTcctattttttacaaaaatttcctTCACCATGAATTTTGAGTGTAGCTAGCTTTACATCCACGAGGTGATTGTCATCAACGAAAATTTAGCTTTACTCTTTCTTTGGTTGATTCTCTTTTTGTCTCCCCCCCCCCAAGTTGGATAACAAATTCCACACCAAATGGCTCATTAGTTTTTCATCAGTAGTTGTTACTTAATTTTACTTAATTCCCAGATAAACAGACTCTTTTTTTCTcatatagaaaataaaaacgTATAGTAACgtcttaatttttttcaaactttttttattaattcaatTTACCCCAAAAAAGATTATTCATCAAGCAATTGTTCTTTGTGTTCAATTTGTTTTTAGATAATAACTTCTTAATTAACAACATAGATGACTAAAAAAACAATCACCAAAAAGTGACctggaaaagaaaatgtttaAAAGGTAAAGAAATTAATCCAATTCAACTTTACACACCTAactttttaatcatttaatattATGTTCCTCCAACTATGAGTTCAAGTACCTTAAACTAATCGCCATTACTTAGCCCATTGGCACAATGTCACCTTGactttttaaactttttcttttgagtACAATAAAATTGGCGTTATATCATTGTGGCAACACAATTCAGATTTAATTTATACTCTTTGTCTAAATAACGTACCATATCGATATTGACATTCTCTATCATCATTCTTCTTATTATTTCATTTAGTCTTTAAACATCTTAAGGTAATCTCGTTGCTAAATGCAACGTTGTCATTATGCTTAACAAACGTAAGTTCGTCTCTAACGCAAGAAATATGTGATCATGACCATGTCAAAATTTGGATTGTGATGTGCAAAGAAGAAGTAGAGGAGACTCTGAACTGTTTATCTGCTTTGTAGAAATAAGCCTGTTCACTAAGGATAACCAAAATCAGAGCGGAGCCAGccattcaagaaagaaataaggaCACTCAAACTGGGAAAGATTGAGCAACTCAATGTACATGGGTAAATGGTGTAAGAATTGTGAGATTTATATAaaggttatatatatatatataggtccATTTCTCATGGGGACCTTATCCATCTTTATATTGGTGCAACGGTggaaaagttttgaaaaatctcTTACGGGACTTCATTTTCCGAAGGTTCTCAAGTCATTACTTTCAAACTAAAAGAATTTCCATCTGAAAAGAACTGTGATGCtatcttattttgtttttattactttttttttttttaatttttacataCAGTTACAACCGATCACACCAACATTTAGTGGCACACATTTTAGCTCTAGAAGATTGTACAGAAGAACATCCCTCTTATGGGATGCATAAGACAAATATTCAGGATATAGCTATTAATTAGCCAAGCTTGGACGTTCCATTAATGTATTTGGAGTACCACAAACATGATGAGAATTGACAATTGGCAGCGCTAAGTTAACCGGTACCTAATTAATAATGGGACTCGAGATTTTCCTTCTGTAAGACATGTAAAATGGGGTACACctggtaaaaaagaaaaaaaaaatttgtacaaAGATATTATTTGAGAAGCTTAAATTGGAAGAATCCCACGGACAAGTGACTGATCACAGAAAAGTACTTTGACAGCATGCAGAAACTTTACTTGACAAGTAATTCTTTGGGCTCGAGGGGTATCCACTTTATTGTCTTTCCGTGACAAATGATTTTTGGATCGATCGGATAGTGAGTATTATACCATATATGTCTACAATTCCAGCATCAGGGATCGGTGCCTCTTCCTCTATATCAAGTGTTCATAGCAAAATATTTTTGATCCTACATATATAGGAGATAATTAGTATGAAAGAATACTATAAAGGAAAGGCATCTAGGCATCATTGTGAtgttaataaaaaaaagggtacATGACTCCCGGACGTAACAATCTTGCTTTAGTGAACAagacttcttttctcattttggCCAATCGGGGGCAAATTCTACCGTCCATCTTCAATGAGAAGTCTTACTTATTAAAAGGTCCTTTGCCTTTTTATACAAAACTTTGCACCTGATCTTCCGAGGCCTGCCTTTCATTCGAGTACAGCCATAAAGTGATTCATCTGATATTAAAGTAGATCTTTGCAAACTGTGATGGCCAGAAAGGTTTCTGATCCCCTTCAACAATTTGAATATATATGTCTTCAGTGTTGAGAGATGCCAATTGTGATTCATCCGTATCCATTGATCGAGAACTCACAATCACGTACGATCCAAAATTGAGTTTTAAGTATACAAATTTTTGCCACTAAATTGATCAGTAGTTTGTACCATCATAAAACATGTCGTTACGTACGCTAAGATCTTTCTATAGGTGCAAACCTGCCTAACAAACTACAAAGAACATGCATATATCCCATAACGATGAAgaaaatttcatcaaacaccTTTGTATTTGTCTGTCCCCTTATTAATAAGGGGATTAAAAGATAGGTAAAGACATACCTTACTGAATGCAATTGACATCGAATATATGTTAATAAATCAAATAGAATTGGTAGCAAACTAATGTTAGGCTAAATTTGAATGGTGATTCTATTTCTTGTGCATATATCAATTACGCATAAATGTCTTTGTCCAGAATTAAAGGAGGTGAAAGATAGAAGAAATGCATAGACACaatttgtttgtatgtttttgtAGGATTCCGAACTTTCATGAATACACAAGCTTTGGGGAGCTTCCAGAGAGTTAAAGAAGATCAGATTTCTGTCTGTTTCCTCTTTAATTAACAAGTGGTTTGCGACAATTTTCTGAAGATGGACTGATAGGAAAGTTTGGGAAAAAGTGAAACGAGATAAAATGCTATCTAGCATGGAGGACCTCCTTTAAGAAGATGAGATGGACCACGAGTCTCCTGGAAATATTCTCTGACAGCCTTCAAGCTATACAAGGTAAATGCATGTGGCCATGTCTGTTGAAGCTATTCTCAGAACTGTGTAAAAAGCCACATGCCATCATCAGTTTCGAGCTTGGGATCCATCACCCCACTCTCatgtaaaagagaaaaatcattGTTGGTGCAATATTTACCACCTATCGGGTGGCAGCAAATCTGTTGGTGCAATATTTACCACCTATCGGCAGGCAAGTGATCGGCTGTCAAGCATCAGCGCCAACACAATCTAAAGATTGTCCCTCAACTGATTGGCCGATTCGATTGCTTGAACTTCTCATGTGTTTTTTATCTAACATGATGAACAATGTCTTTCATCATCTCATTCAAATACAATTGTTAATCTATAAATGGTTATGTTGCAAATTTTATTGACCCGCTATTTGGTTTCACACACACATCTGTTCTTGGTACAAAATCCACTAATCTATTCGACGTGACTCTTTGTTTATATTTCATGCCAGCTTGCTGAGTTCACAGCTTGATAACATTTTCAATTTGGTTACAATTCTTATTCAGTTAAATTAAGTAAATTTGAAGAACAGAACTTTGccatattatttttgttaataaaaGGGTTAACGAATCTCCACAAAATTTCTTTAGTGAATGTGTAaacaaaaaattagtaaaaaaaaaagattaataaaaaattcaaaatccaaaaatcaaatGTAGGAACTACATGTTTGTTGTGGAGAAGAGGCGGATGAGGATTGAGCTCCTCTTAGGCCTTTCTGTTTGGGTCGATGGACAAATACTGGGCCATCTTGACGAAATCCATATTAGAAATGGAGAAGAAtctgaaaagttcggaaaatgaAGTCTCGCCCAATTACATGGGGCGACAGCCACATGCAAATGGATGGGCCAATGATTTCTCCCAAAGCCCAAACTTTAACAAATCAAACATCTTTGAATTGACTCATCTTTAACCTACCGCAATTTGCCCACAACAGTTATCCAAGAAAACAAATATTTTTCTCATTATTTCCGAGCTACTGCAAGCAACGTTCATTGCCTTAGTATCTGTTAAAATTTTGTGGAATTCAGCAAAGTTGCCTCGTACAGTGGTTTGCAttgtttgttgtatttcaacttgaaaaTTGCTTCGCCCATCAATTTCAGCAGACAACCATAGCGGTCTACTATTTGTGCCTCTTTTAAATTGTGCAAGAGATGCATAATGGTAATAACAATCCTTAATCTCCAAGACGGTCGGCATCTCAAAATGGTAGACAAATAATGATCTCTCAAACGATTGTCCAAAGAGTGTCTATTAGGCCCTGGATAACGCACCTAAATCACACTCAATTTATCGTGtgaatatatattaataattattctTATCCTCATTTGTATTTATACACTTTTTCTAATTAACTTTATACACTCAATCTTTGGGATAAGGATGTGAGACCCGTGTCATTCACAATCTCCACCgaggaaaccaaaaatgcaCTAGCTAAAATTGACAATTGAGAACAATCCAAACCAAGTATACCAATTATATCCAAGAATTTCAAAGTTCCTTAATGCAGAttaaaattatacaaatcaagaaaacatgAGCTCTAGGAAAAGGGCACATTTATTGTAGTAATCTGTTGATAAAAAGAGAGAGTCATATAGGATAACTGAAATCATTCAGATCCCTTCAATTTCTTGGCAATGCCTGCAATGTATTTGCCCTGGTGGAAAGCAATTTGCAGCTCAAGCTCAGTAGGCTGTCTGGAGCCATCACCAGCAAAGGTTCCAGCGCCATAAGGACTGCCACCTTTGACCTTCTCCATCTCAAACATTCCAGCTCCAGCAGTGTAGCCAATAGGAACAAAAATCATCCCATGATGCACAAGTTGGGTAATGGCTGTCAATCTGCAAATATTTTCTCAAGAGTCAGTTGAATCATTTCTCATTCGCGTCCAATGTCTGAAAAAAGATGCTCTAGAAGTCAAATTATTAATCCAGTCGGTCCTTACGGGGTGGTCTCCTGGCCGCCTCCTTGGGATCCCGTCGAGTAGAAAATACCAGCAGGCTTGCCTGCCAGCTTCTGGGCTCCCCACAAGCTGCCTGTTGCATCCATAAATGCCTTAAATTGGGCAGCCATCATCCCGAATCTGGTGGGGAAGCCAAATATGAAAGCATCAGCCTCAGGGAGTTCATGTGGAGTAATTATAGGGACATCGCTCTTTTGGGGAGCACCCATCTTTCCAAGAATTTCCGCAGAAAGAGTTTCTGGCACCTGTTACACATTA
This portion of the Coffea arabica cultivar ET-39 chromosome 2e, Coffea Arabica ET-39 HiFi, whole genome shotgun sequence genome encodes:
- the LOC113730859 gene encoding transcription factor bHLH112-like; amino-acid sequence: MADEFQGEVCGGSWWNSSRSMFGSSPCSSGILHDLGSFGWSTDFLDSKARSSDDQSGNSANSDGSIVIQDLQKPNQPESASNLSIDSTLQILGIGLSSPSTTDWDRALMHGSSNGRSDQSNYQPMLQEDHNSSMNYRQERGLDSCPADQIQKDWSSTLKNNFSTIVEEDSSINSFKSSGNQSLNSITTSSQCTAATCAGVSTSFPISSASYGYSSTLLQTLFDTEASQPQQSLYGTRPMNYPSTTSYQNEFSPSLPRFSPLPKLQNTNSLQLSTNPNFCNGSAAAFNDLRVNFFPSVQSQFPSSTFNEKPSLPSITAKVSNDGIRGLGSVAKKSSSEPAFKRPRIETPSPLPTFKVRKEKLGDRITALQQLVSPFGKTDTASVLHEAIDYIKFLHDQVNVLSTPYLKNGSPIQRQQASDKVKDQEGSKEDLKSRGLCLVPISSTFPVAAETTTDFWTPTFGGTFR
- the LOC113730860 gene encoding NAD(P)H dehydrogenase (quinone) FQR1-like, translating into MATKVYIVYYSTYGHVEKLAHEIKKGADCVEGVEVKLWQVPETLSAEILGKMGAPQKSDVPIITPHELPEADAFIFGFPTRFGMMAAQFKAFMDATGSLWGAQKLAGKPAGIFYSTGSQGGGQETTPLTAITQLVHHGMIFVPIGYTAGAGMFEMEKVKGGSPYGAGTFAGDGSRQPTELELQIAFHQGKYIAGIAKKLKGSE